The Plasmodium cynomolgi strain B DNA, chromosome 5, whole genome shotgun sequence genome segment CGTGCCTctatttttacttccctcccccccttccgtAGCAATCACCTGCAGGACGAAAAGGACAGCGAGAAATACATCTGCATCAAACTGGTAGAAAGgggcgaaaaggggaagatcGAATTGACGCCCCCAGGAGCAAACAtaagggggaagcaaaatgaaggaaataaTGTAAACGCTAATGTACACAATGGAGGAACGAGGAGCGAGGTTAACAAAATGCGTACGGCCAATTCATCTCAGTTAAATATTATGCTAAATGATAGCGAAATAAAGTGTTTTAATTTGAGGGGAAAAGTGTACGAAAGGAAGGCTATGGAATTGAATTTGTTCAATAACACGGGGAAAGAGGTCGAGGTGAATTCGAATCTGTACCATTTGTACGTGAAAGATTTGaagaaagaggagaaaagaaaggaaaatttcgAAGCAGAGGTAGTGAATAGGTGGGGCGGTGACCATATGGGGGGACATAACCAATGCGCTGTGTGTGCCTTAGTTAATACCAACTTGAGAAGCCACTTGAGAAGCCACTTGGGAAGCCACTTGAGCGGAACGCCGACTCACTTTAGCTGCTTCCATTTAGTCGAAAAAAGCCGCTTCAGTTGcctccaaaatgaaaaaaaaaaaatacaagtgCAATTTTGCCCGTTTGCAGAAGGGACTTATTTCTGCTTCCTTCTATTTAATGTGAATGACAAAAAGACCAACTATGTCGTGTCGGCATGCAAAGTCAACTGCTCCTTTAACATAAATAACgtaaaggaggaagagatCATAAAGATGAGCTCCAAAACTTTCAGCTTCTCGTACCATTTAAAAGTCTGTCCTGTAAATAGGGAGTTCCTCAAGTGTGTAAAATTCATCCTTTGTAATTTGAACAGTCTGGAGgaaaagcattttttgtCTTACTTAAGAGATTACCTAGAGGATATACATAAGGGGAGggaccatttttttctcatgtgTGATAATGAAGAGAAGCTGATCATCGAAAAAGGCTTTGCAACGTTTGGCCCACTTGATTACGATAAGTACGTAGAAAAAATCGCATATTCTGAAGGAGTAGACATAGAGCAGTTATACGAACTGGTGAAGAAAGAGGTCAATTATGTGTGCACTTTGCGGATAGCAGAACAAAGTAACGGTGTGTTCGAATATAAGTGTGCTCTCGTAAGACAGAGGAATATCCCACAAGGTAGGAGTCAGTTATCCTCCTATGAACAGATCCGAAAGTTACACATaaaggagcagaaggagatATGTGACCCTTTCTACAAAGTGTACAAAATTATCGCAAGTGTGAATGATGCGAACAGTACTCAATCGTTATCCATTACGTTTAAAACGAGCGCATTTCTGATGGCTAAAAAAGCCATTCCTCTGTATAACTACACCAATGGAGTGGTAACATACAGGCGAGTGTACTCAGATGTAGTGGATGAGAATAATAAGATAGTACGTTACAACATTTTCAGCTGCCCAGAATACATAGAAATAGGAAAAGACGTTGAATCGGTTAACTTTGAAGTGAGCTGTTACTCCATCATCGGGTTGACATGCTCCTGCTGCATCACTCTCTACAACGTGAAGAATGAAGAGGAACAGATAAAGATAAACGTACAGGCAAATGTTATGAAGCCCTATCCGAAAGATACCATCCATTTGAAGCTACTAAATAGAATGAGAAAAACAGCACAGATAGAGATTTACAACGAGCTTAATTCTCACTGCGAGTTTAAGGTTTACTCAGATTTGTCAATCCTGTTTGGTGTAAAGAAAATCGAAATGCTGCCAAGACAGAGGAAGGCATACACGTTCTTCATCACAAGTGCACACATAGGAGAATACATGGGGTGTATCATCTTCAAGTTTCACAAGCTGCTTCGTTCAGGtggtggagaagaaaaaacgagtgatgccttcttcccctttgcgaACTATTTCTTCTGGTATAAACTGAACATAACCGTTGAGTTGAATAAACCATTgaagattttatttttggaaaCGAATGTAGGAGAGGAAGTAAATAAGGaaattgttttaaaaaataatggcaACGAGAATGAGGACTATTTTTTGCTCGCCTACATGAATGAGTACATTGAGAGGAGACAGGTCCAGGTGCCCAAGAATGACATTTACGTGTATAACATTAAGTACGCTCCGAAGATTCCCAACTATTTTAATGGGGGCGCCAGCGGGGGAAGCGCCCCCGGAAGTGCTCCCGGAAGTACCGCTGAGCATGCCCTTGGAAGTCCCCCTGAACGTGCCCTTGGAAGTCCCCCTGAGGAGGGGAGTGCTGCTGGCGGGGAGAAGGATCCAACCGTGCAGAGGGACCTCCAAAACTTTTACTTCCCCCAGAACGGCGACTCCGATTGGTGTGGCGCGCCCGGGGGGGAAATCCCCAGGTGTTATGGGGatgcggaaaaaaagaggggggacGAACCTGACCATGGGGGAAAAGGTGCACCGGAGGGGTCCCCCAGGGAAGAGGCCTATTCTGGAAAGCGCTCACCGGAGGGTTCCCCCAACCAAGGCGCTGCTCTAAAGCAGAAACATAAGCCTTTTCCCccaaacgagaaaaaaatattcgaaGATTTGATCACCTACTGCAAGAAGTACATTAAAGTGGACATTTCGTATAGGCCACAAAACATAGGGTTCTTTTTTATctacaacaaaaatgaaggaatcAATTACTACATCTTGATTTTGCTCTCCAGAATGAGGACCGAATTGAAGGTGGAAAACTTCTCCACCTGTTTGTCCAAGTCCTGCTTCCTACATCTGCACTTCAAGTTTAATGAACAGGACAAGCGATATGTCCATCTGATGCAAAGGATGGGGGAAGACCCCTGTTCTGGTAATTATCATTATGAAATTGGGGAAGGGGTGAAATACCcccaggggggaagaaatgcTTTATTGGAAGGGAATTTCCAACGAGGCGCTGCACACACGTGTCGCGCGTACCAAGCATACGATGACCATGCTTCTGCCgcttctgctgcttctgctgcttctgctcctgctgctgctcgtGATgaatgggggggggaggcggaGAGGAGAAATGCAAACAACCATGCGGATGCCCCCATTTATAAGGGCAACCACCCTTGCAGTGGGGATGCAGCGGACCAGGTGAATCACGAACTTAAGTGCATTTACCTAAgcaatagaaaaaatttctacaTTGTGAACCATAAAGACGTAAATAGGGTTGTTCTAAAGTACAGACCGACGGTGAGTATGTCCCAAGAATGCTATGCCATCATTAGGAGCAGTCTTCACGGGGACTTCCTCTACCGGATACATGGAACATACAaagtgaggagaaaaataaaagaaaagatgGTCTTATACAACTCGTGCtgtttgtataattttaatgtAAATCTTTTTAACCCCTTCAACTGCAAAGTGAGAGTAAAATGTAGATTTAAGGAGAGAGGCACAAACCAGTTATGCAACAACAGAGATGGTACGGAGGGAACGAAAGAGAAAGACATAGATGATGGACAGTATATCACCTCGTTGCAAAAGGAGCAAGTTCTACTAAACAATGAAAGGAATTACTTAAAGatattaaataaagaaaattttaaaataaaaatgaggaggCATTTTACCATTATGATGACATACTTTTCCAAAGAGGCTTATTCTAGGAGGACGGTGCTTATAGTGATGAAGCCATTTCGCAGGGATGAGATTCATGGGGACGTTCCTCCGATGATTACTTACGAATACGATTTTGTGTTTAACAATTTGTTGAGGAGTGGTAGGATCCGGGATGAGGTGCGGTGCATCCCCCTTGTGGGTGAGAGCAACAACGCGGGAGGAAGGGGGAACCGAGGTGAGAAGCAGCGATCCCTAGAGTGCGAAGACCTAGGGGTAAGCACATCATGCTGTTGGAATTCGGGTGTGGATGAACCGGGGACTGGTAGCCGCGCGGGTGGAAATTTCACCACGAGGCGTTCCGAGGAGGGATGTACGGAAGCTATCCCGTCCGAAGGGGGCCATGCGGAAGTTATCCCATCCGAAGGGGGCCATGCGGAAGTTAACCCGTTCGAAGGGGGCCATGCGGAAGCTATCCCGTCCGAAGCGAGCGATGGGGAAGAAGCCCACCCATCCGAACAATCTGAATCGAACCACACCTCACGCAGTCCCTCTGCATCCAGCGAACGAAGTCATTTCACGCTGAACGCAAGCGAATTTGGCACAGCGGACGTGCTGGACGGGGAGCTCAAATTGGAAGACGCCAATACAAGCGAATTTGAGAAGCACCACACCTGCTTTAGTCCCCCCGGCGATAAGGCGCTATGGTGTCCTAATGACTACGGCGTAGAACACGACGTAACGCGCGATCGGGTTCTCCCCTGTGCAGAGGATAATAACGAGGTGGTGCAATACGACGGGAAGATATTTATCGAAAGTATGTGCAGAACGAAGACGTGTGTAGAGGTGCACATAGATAAGGCCAAGATGCGGGCAGGGGTAACTTCCCCCCAGGGGGTGGACCAACTGGAGAGGAAGGAGCAGGATGGGAAGGAGCAGGATAGGAAGGAGCAGGATAGGAAGGAGCAGCAGATGAAGAAGCAGGAGAGGGAGGAGCAGGAGATGAAGAAGCAGGAGATGAAGAAGCAGGAGGGGCAAAATAATGCGCTTCACAGGAATGTGCAAAGGGGAAAGTATAactataaaatatttttactaaacgtaaaaaatatacgtaaGAGTGTGGACAGCGTTGGGGATAACAGTGGACGTGGCGGCGGCGGCTGCGGAGGGACAGTCGGGATGGacgtaaaaatgaacacgCTCCTTTTCGATGTGAATGAGGGACTGCTAAATGATTACCTGTACGTCCACATTGTGGAGGACACGGACGCGCGCCTCGTGCTGAATTTGGAGCTGCTGGCCTTTCTGCCCTTCCACTGCAGCTTTGACGTTTTGGTAAGCAGGGCGGAAGGAGAGGGAGCAGCCCACGAAGGAGAGGGAGCAGCGGGGGAAGCCTACAAAGTAGCCGAGGAATCCCGCGGGGGAGAGACCCGCTGCAGACGCACCACCCTGGACCAGAATCACATAAGCGTAGAAATATTCAACTGCATGAACGTGTCGAGACAATACCTAAACATCAACGTTGATGAGCATTTATGTGGAGAAACAAAgctcaacattttttataatcacACAAGGGACTCCTACTTCGATGCATATGTGGTTAGGCACAACCAGCTGAACAGTAGCAGCTGTTTGTCAaacgaaattttaaattttgaagtGAAGCCTAAATGTGGGATTTTAAAGCACGGGAGTTACAACAAGTTTTTCATTACAAGGACGAACAAGAATGGGGTCTTATCATTTAACAACtcgtttttgcttttaattAAAACGGAGCGGAGTGTCTTTTCGTACATGGTCTTTTCTCACTACAGGGCGGCCCCCAGCGATGCACTCGCGACGGTAGGGGCGTAGCGGCGGATATGCTTCCTTCTCCCCGTGCTGTCCTCGAGTGTGCCCACACCGGTGGGCATAGCGTGCACATATGGACGCTGCTCAGGCTGGCGACTCAACGGTTCCTAATTGCCCATTCCTTCCCCTCAGGAGGAGCATAATAAGATAAAGGAGATCCTCAACGAGAACAAGAAGAAGTTCAGCGTCCTCTTCAGTTCGTTCAAGAAGGTAGGGAGGGTTACGCGGCTGCACAGACCGGCTGTACAGACCGGCAGTGCGGACTGGCGGTGCGGATTGGCGGTACGGACTAGCGGTGCGCAGGGGGAAGGCGCTTTCACATGTCGCACGCGTAAAAACGGCACACATAAAATACGCTCTCCAAACAACCACgcaggaaaagaaagaaagtaCTATCTTCAACAAGAAGAACCAGATAATCATTGAAGACATTTCCAAGTCGACAAATGAAATCAGAAATGGATAAACGGTGTGTGTAGATTTAATAACGCGTGTCTCCTTGTGGATATGCTCACTGCATGAGGGGGACTGTCCCCGCTGTGTGCCTCCACGAAGgtgagccttttttttttgtatgcccACGTTGCACATTGCAGTGtttattcattcatttaattatttatttattcatttatttattttttcctcactgGAGATGTGCACAACTTCGACAAGGGCGTTAAACAAAGTTGTCGCTTTTGTGTTCAGttaggggagggggaaaggcGCGGGAATTTCGCCGCGTAAAAATGCTCAAAGAAATgggggtgcaaaaaaaaggcactttaaaaagggagaaaaacgaCATCGGGCCGCATGCgtgacgtaaaaaaaaaagggggaatatATAGACGTTCACGGATGGGCTGCTCttcctttcatgttttataaaatggcacaaaaaaaaaaaaaaaaaaaaaaaatgtatatatgtttttatggCAATGGAAAGGGGTAAAAACAAGGTGCAGTGATAAAACGAAGGGCCTACACTTGTGAGACAATTTCCCCGTGaagtacattaaaaaaaaaaaaagggagagggaGACCCATTTTGGGGTGGAATAAAACTTCACAAACTGAATGCATGCAAATGTGCTGCACGCGATGTGACCTCACACTTGTCTACTTCAAcatggggaggagggggtTGGTTGTCTCTTTGGCTtgtcataaattttttttttcttggcgGCGACAATGCAGACCTTTTTCGTCAACTGGATACGCCACCTCATCCTCTTGGCCGTGCATAGCGTACCGCAGGCATGTACCTCCGTATGTACATCTCAAAATGAACTTCCCAAAATGAACATCTCAAAATGAACATCTCAACGTGGACACCACATCGGTCCGCTTTGTCATTCCTCAATTAGGCACCTTAATTTGAACAGGCggcatgtgcatacatatattatggGTGTACTTGCCTGAGTGGGCACTGCTTGGCACTTTCGGTGCCATCCGTGGGTAAAAGGGTCAATTTGCGCCGAAGGGGTCCGAGCCGCTTTTCAAGTCGTGGTGGTCGTCGCCGCGGTTTGGGTTGCCATCCCCTCGGTCGAACAGGTAGCTGTTCGCGTGGTTCGCGTGGTTCGAGAAGGGGTCGGCTTCGGGATGGCCATCTTGGCGGTGGTCCCCAAGGTGACTGCCCCCCCCGTGGTGTCCCCCCTCCTGCTCTTCGTAACCCCCCTTGTAGCTCCCCAGGCCATACTCCCCCTGCTTGCCGAAGCTATCATCCAACCTGTTCATATCTTCTGCATGCGGGTCGTGGTTTCCAAAGGTGCAATTGGATGATAAATCATAGTTGGAGTTCCTGTCGTGGTACTCGTCCtcatattttatgtaatcatttttatgttcatcgAAAAGGATATCGATGACATTGGAATAGTTGTTAAAGCAGTTTTCGTTTCCATCGTGGTTGTTAGATCTGGGTTCACGCTGGTCACCCTGCATAGTTGTGCCATTGCTACTGCCACCATTGCTGCGGTTAAGGTTTCCCTGCTGATCCTCctcgtcctcctcatcctcctcatcgtaGTGGTAATTTCGATTCAAGCACCGATCGGAGTTTCCACTAGCGTCACCACTAATGAGATTTTCCCGATTGGTCCCCGTTGTCCCCCCGACGTTGTTCATGTGGTGGTGAGTCATGGAGTTGTCCGTCTGATTGCACAGGTCATTGGAGATGATTTCACCGTGGTCAGCTTCCTCTGCTCGTTTTTCATCACCATAATTCACATCGTTAAAGTATAAGGAGTAGTGATTTAATTCCTCTATGATGATGTCATTCCATCCAGAAACGGTAACAAGGAAGTTGGAAAGCCACTTTATTTCCAACGACTTGTTACTCAGAATTTGACAAATATGAAGTAAATGAGCCTTATACCCACAATCAATTAAactctcaattttttttttcctttttttatttttaatatttctacATCGTCTAACAGCATCGAAGTAACGTAGACATTTCGGCAAAAAAGTAGTCAATGCTAATATGTAGTAGAGAAGATAGTCATTTTCCTTAAATATAATGGTCTGCATTAAATCACAAACAGAAATGTGTAACAAATTATTCCatttgtatttaaaaaagatatcAATTGAAATGTCAAAAAAACCTTCATCGATAATTTCtgctaaaatatttttggattttgtttttataagtGTTTTAATTAATTGGATAATTTCCAAAGTGGTAAATCCcaacatatttttgcttttatttttatttatattttttatatataatctcATAATGTCCTTTATATAGCTAAAAAAGCATATATCTATAAAGGTGCCATTTTCAAGATACTGTACCCATTTATTCAGGGGGATATTTAtatctccttccttttcactctcgaaaatttgaaagcTTTGTTCTTCCTTGGGACTTTCGTTGGGATGTTTATATGTACAACTGTTCGATTCGATTCCAAAAAtatcttcttttattttcttcttttcattaCTTTGTGTGTGACTGAGTGTGTTTCTTCCATTGGCGAtacctcctgctgctgctcctcctgctgccgctcctgctgctcctcctgctgccgctcctgctgctcctcctgctgctgctcctgctgctcctcctgctgctgctcctccctcTGCATCCTCCTTCACGTGCACCCGGTTGCTAGCGATTCGCTTCATTCTATTTAGGACatcttcaaattttatttttttcagatGACCATAATTTTCGTCATCCGACGAATCAGATGAGGATGCATCCGATCCGTAGGAGAAGCAATTATCATTGTCACTGTTTCGTTCGTTCTTTGTCTCCTTCGAGTATTTTACTACTCCGTTATTTCTGTTATCCAAGCTGTGGGTACCACTGCTATACGTGTGCATATTGGACAGTTGTGTGTGGTCGTTCCTCTGGTTGCCTCCTATTAGAAAGTCgggttcccccccctcctggCTGCCGTCCCCACATGAGTAGTAATACGAAACTGCGTGCTGTTGCGCGAGTAGCGATTCGGCCGTTTGTGCACCTTCACCACTTTGTGCCCCTTCACCACTTTGTGCCCCTTCACCACTTTGTGCTTCCTCACCAAtttgtgcttcttcaccattttgcccTTTTCGAGCGTCTCCCTCGCCATTCTCACCATTCTGGCTCACTCCTAATAGCTCCCACGAAGAGCTTCTACCACTGCCACTGTGCATGTCTACTTCGCCACCCATCATCCTGTTTTCCTCTCCCGTTTGAAGACCCCCCCCATGTGGGTGCTTCCCCTCTGAGTGTAATTCAAACTGCATACTGAAGGGAGAGTTTCCTCCCTCTGGTTCAAACTCCGCCTTGCTTAGCTCCTCCGTCACACCATGCAGCATGTTATGCTTGTTCTCTCGGTCGTTTTCTCCCTGTGGGGTTACTCCAACTGTTTGCATTTCCTCCTTAAtctttttgttcacatgGTTTGGCTGATTAACTGGGTAAAAGTTAGGACAAAATTCACCACCTGAGTTTGTGCTCACATTTGTTACCACCTTTCCTGTCCCCCTGCCTGTCAGCTTACCttccttctccctctccagCTCGCTCTTCTCAATTTCtctcttttcctcctccgcaAGATTATCTGAATCTTGAGGCGTCTCCTCGTGTGAATAATTCCTGGGTGGGGTCGCAAACCCAGCGGGAATACCCACAGAGGGTCCACTAAGTCCATACTGGTCATACACATTACAAGAACCACTCATGAGTATTTCATCCGACTCACGCACCTGGTTAGCACAACTAGCATGAGCCTTGGATGAGTTATAAAGGGCCTCTTCATCAATGACCTTATttgatttccttttttttttcttcttcctagTGTATTTACATTCTTCCATCTGTTTAagttgcttatttttttgatccTGTTCCTTAGTGTACAAATCGAGGCATTCATAAAAATCGATAGTGTTGTAAGACTTACCCAACACAGTGTAGTGCAGTAGATCTGATATTATCGTAATAGCAGCAGAGATGGTATAGGGACAATCTGAAAAAACGCATTTTATTAagtaagaaaaagaaagctgAGATGATAAATcaatcaaaaaataattaaaataataaatttctgATTTTCTAACAAAAATATCCCTAATCAGACATGTGATGTTATCCTCCCGATcacaaataataaatttttcgtTTGAAAAATTCCCATTCAAATTactcaaaataaaataaataatgtccTTATTATCGAATATACAGAGATATGGCATTTTAACAAATAGTAGGACTTTAAATAGTTCAGTTATATTTCTTGAGTTAAAGGAAGCCTTTTAAATagagttccttttttctttttaaaaaatttaccacttctgttgtatttttattataaatcgTTATGGCACATCTGCTAAAGTAACCTGATAAGACTTCATTTAATTGGTTTTTCTTGAGGACAAAACTCCAGAAAAGCTTCATTAGCTTGTCATTGTAGACAAGCGAATCTGTTATTAGTTTATTCTCTGCATTTATTATTTGGTGACATTTGTAGGGGAACTTGTATGATTTGTCATagttacttttttcttctgattCCTCTGTGATGTacttgattattttttttagatttTCCTCTTTCGATACGAAGTTCACTAGCTCGTAGTTCTCCGCTTTTATCTCCTGGATCAGTCCCTCGTAGCTCAGCAGACCCTCCAGGTCGTTCTCCTCCAAGTGTTTGCTCACGTCTAGCGGCAGGCACTCGCTCTTCAGCTTCCAGTACAGCCCGTTCTCCATCGTGCGAGGGGGCGGTGAAGTGGGGAAGCAAAGCGATGGTGAGGGGAAGATAAACCTGGTGAGAGAACCCCCCTCGCAGTTACCCCGCCAACTGCGTCAGATATAACTACCTCACGCAAGCACACACGTGTAACTTCACTtagtggataaaaaaaaaaaaaaaaacactatGTAGGGATTCACCCCTGTTCAGAAGAAACAATCCTGTTTACATTCCTCCGGGCAATTTATCCACAGATACAGATTCACCGTTCCGTTAACACATACGGCTCTGCTgcgtgataaaaaaaaaaaaacttcacgggggaaaaaaaaaaaaaaaaaaagtcagaGGGGCTGCACTACAGTGTGCACACATAGACAGGCAGGATATCACCCTTTTATGTATGCCCTACTATAAGGGACTGCTATTCTCACTTCCCCGTACACTGCATATATGCATCTCTCCCCTAGGGCGGCGTAAATTTCTCCCCAAGTGTACCCTCCCACTTGCGTGTTCTCATCTGAGTgcacgaaaagggaaaaaaggagcaaaacaaacaaacaaaaaaatacttagTTAACTGCGTATGTGCAAAACGCATGGccaatgcaaaaatggatgtTCTTTaatgcgaaaaataaaaaaattgccacggagaagaagcacaTTTCTCAATAAGAACTCGCGCAGTTGCGTTTCTACGTGCGAAGCCCAACattgaaaatggaaaagatgGAGGGCATATATAGAGGGGGCAAACAAAATGAGTAGGGACGCACGTACAGCGAGTTACGCGAGGGGGACTCGGTAAAGCGACTTAAGTGGGGGGTGCTCCGTAAAGCGAGTTACGCACGAGGTGCTCGGCAAAGCGAGTTACGAATAAGGGGCTAATTTTGATATCTTCCTTTCGCCCTCTCTtcatttcctttatttttttttcttccttatcgCTTCCCCTTTGACGTGCACACATTTCGCGTACTTAACATAGGGCTAAAAATAACACGAAGGGGTGGACGGAGGCACGCACACGATCGGCGAGGTGAAGGGGTGCGAAGTGCGCGTGGGTAATTGTGTACACCATCTGACGGGCAGGTAGACCATCTCATGGTGCCTCGTCTGCGCGCACTGCCCTGCTTTCTCTCCTGCGGGAGGGCTCCCCTCTCGGAGGTGTAATAAAATGGTTTCCTCCAACTGAGACGAcgaagggggaaggaaatcCCTTTTTAAACGTACTCACacatgtgtaaaaaaaaaaaagaaaaaagaaacactaAATAATGCCATGAGAGAGGCTATTCAAGTGGCACATACGAGTTGGCACCCCCTTGGATGGCAAATAACTTGGTAGCATTGGGGCGGCCACGCAAACAGAATGGCATGCAGCAGGGGTCGCTCTATCGATGCTTGCACTTTTAAATTTAGTCTACGTTGTGGCATATCCTTGGATACGCGTAGGTACCTGCGCTTGGTGCCTCTGTTACTAGCATGGGCGTGTAGGGAAATTGCACTTCTGGCAAAGTGAACACTTAAAAGGGGCATGCAgggcacataaaaaaaaaaaataaataaataaactgcaaaaataaattccgCACGACAACGAAAGCGAAGCTGGGTCTCCGTGAAACGTCTCCGCATATGATATGCACGAGGAGTGGTGCCAAGGGTCCGCCCCCCTTCTTCTGATTCTGTTCTGGCTGTGTGAGGTAAACGACTTGCACGTGACCAAGTGAGGAAGTGCGAAAGTGAGGAAGTGAG includes the following:
- a CDS encoding hypothetical protein (putative): MENGLYWKLKSECLPLDVSKHLEENDLEGLLSYEGLIQEIKAENYELVNFVSKEENLKKIIKYITEESEEKSNYDKSYKFPYKCHQIINAENKLITDSLVYNDKLMKLFWSFVLKKNQLNEVLSGYFSRCAITIYNKNTTEVLSFSYLIKCVFSDCPYTISAAITIISDLLHYTVLGKSYNTIDFYECLDLYTKEQDQKNKQLKQMEECKYTRKKKKKRKSNKVIDEEALYNSSKAHASCANQVRESDEILMSGSCNVYDQYGLSGPSVGIPAGFATPPRNYSHEETPQDSDNLAEEEKREIEKSELEREKEGKLTGRGTGKVVTNVSTNSGGEFCPNFYPVNQPNHVNKKIKEEMQTVGVTPQGENDRENKHNMLHGVTEELSKAEFEPEGGNSPFSMQFELHSEGKHPHGGGLQTGEENRMMGGEVDMHSGSGRSSSWELLGVSQNGENGEGDARKGQNGEEAQIGEEAQSGEGAQSGEGAQSGEGAQTAESLLAQQHAVSYYYSCGDGSQEGGEPDFLIGGNQRNDHTQLSNMHTYSSGTHSLDNRNNGVVKYSKETKNERNSDNDNCFSYGSDASSSDSSDDENYGHLKKIKFEDVLNRMKRIASNRVHVKEDAEGGAAAGGAAGAAAGGAAGAAAGGAAGAAAGGAAAGGIANGRNTLSHTQSNEKKKIKEDIFGIESNSCTYKHPNESPKEEQSFQIFESEKEGDINIPLNKWVQYLENGTFIDICFFSYIKDIMRLYIKNINKNKSKNMLGFTTLEIIQLIKTLIKTKSKNILAEIIDEGFFDISIDIFFKYKWNNLLHISVCDLMQTIIFKENDYLLYYILALTTFLPKCLRYFDAVRRCRNIKNKKRKKKIESLIDCGYKAHLLHICQILSNKSLEIKWLSNFLVTVSGWNDIIIEELNHYSLYFNDVNYGDEKRAEEADHGEIISNDLCNQTDNSMTHHHMNNVGGTTGTNRENLISGDASGNSDRCLNRNYHYDEEDEEDEEDQQGNLNRSNGGSSNGTTMQGDQREPRSNNHDGNENCFNNYSNVIDILFDEHKNDYIKYEDEYHDRNSNYDLSSNCTFGNHDPHAEDMNRLDDSFGKQGEYGLGSYKGGYEEQEGGHHGGGSHLGDHRQDGHPEADPFSNHANHANSYLFDRGDGNPNRGDDHHDLKSGSDPFGAN